In the Chryseobacterium sp. MYb264 genome, one interval contains:
- a CDS encoding phosphatase PAP2 family protein, with amino-acid sequence MEEIIQEDKKVFLFLNNLGDSSFDQFWMLISSTWIWVPLYIIFCYFLFKNYKLRSLVFILIFIGIGVAVSDQLSGVFKYGVARLRPCHDPTLEHRMRIVKCGGQYGFYSAHASNTFLLATYLTILLRKKLRWFPYAVFAWATMVAYSRIYLGVHFPIDILVGAFAGILIGLIFGALAKKVIRKQEEKNPQNTIN; translated from the coding sequence ATGGAGGAAATTATTCAGGAAGATAAAAAGGTCTTTTTGTTTCTCAACAATTTGGGGGACTCTTCATTCGACCAGTTTTGGATGCTTATTTCAAGTACCTGGATCTGGGTTCCGTTATACATTATCTTCTGTTATTTTTTATTTAAAAATTATAAACTAAGATCACTGGTATTTATCCTGATCTTCATAGGAATTGGTGTTGCTGTTTCGGATCAGCTTTCTGGTGTTTTCAAATACGGAGTGGCAAGATTAAGGCCCTGCCATGATCCCACATTGGAACATCGGATGAGGATTGTAAAATGTGGCGGCCAATACGGTTTTTATTCTGCACATGCATCCAATACATTTTTACTCGCAACCTATTTAACTATTTTATTGAGAAAAAAGCTCAGATGGTTTCCTTATGCTGTATTTGCCTGGGCTACGATGGTGGCGTACAGCCGCATCTATTTAGGGGTTCATTTTCCAATTGATATTTTGGTAGGAGCGTTTGCAGGAATTTTGATCGGACTGATCTTTGGAGCACTTGCCAAGAAAGTCATCCGGAAGCAGGAAGAGAAAAATCCTCAGAATACAATCAATTAG
- a CDS encoding tRNA (cytidine(34)-2'-O)-methyltransferase, whose amino-acid sequence MLNIVLVEPEIPNNTGNIGRLCVGTESKLHLVHPFGFVINDKNLKRSGLDYWVHLDVTEYANVEEWIHQIPDLSRVFLMSSHAEKSYLETEFRDGDWLVFGKESMGLSKEVLDRFENHLTIPMSKLIRSFNIANSVAFVVGEAKRQIGLSAGKL is encoded by the coding sequence ATGCTGAATATTGTTTTGGTAGAACCCGAAATTCCCAATAATACTGGAAATATCGGCAGACTCTGTGTCGGAACAGAAAGTAAATTACATCTGGTTCATCCTTTTGGTTTTGTCATTAATGATAAAAATTTAAAACGTTCAGGACTCGATTACTGGGTGCATCTTGACGTGACGGAATATGCTAATGTTGAGGAATGGATTCACCAGATTCCTGATCTCTCCAGGGTTTTTCTAATGAGTTCGCATGCGGAAAAATCTTACCTCGAAACAGAATTCAGAGATGGTGACTGGCTTGTGTTCGGAAAAGAAAGCATGGGATTGAGTAAAGAGGTTTTAGATCGATTCGAGAATCATTTAACCATTCCGATGTCAAAATTAATACGGAGTTTTAATATTGCCAATTCTGTTGCTTTTGTGGTGGGCGAGGCGAAAAGACAGATTGGGCTGAGCGCCGGAAAACTGTAA
- a CDS encoding 23S rRNA (pseudouridine(1915)-N(3))-methyltransferase RlmH, whose product MQINLLCIGKTDDKEITSLIGYYLKRLPKHWNFDIVEIPDVKNAKNYTAELLKKEEAKLFSNHIDKNDWVVILDEKGKQFTSREFSQKIDTWMNSSVKKIHILIGGAYGFSEEIYLRANEKMSLSKMTFTHQMIRLFIVEQLYRADQILQGKPYHND is encoded by the coding sequence ATGCAGATTAACTTGCTTTGTATCGGTAAAACGGATGATAAGGAAATCACATCGTTAATCGGTTACTATTTGAAAAGACTTCCCAAGCACTGGAATTTTGATATCGTGGAAATTCCTGATGTAAAAAATGCGAAGAACTATACCGCAGAGCTGCTCAAGAAAGAGGAGGCCAAATTATTTTCCAACCATATTGATAAAAACGACTGGGTTGTTATTTTGGATGAAAAAGGTAAGCAATTCACCAGCCGAGAATTTTCACAGAAAATAGATACGTGGATGAATTCCTCAGTAAAAAAAATTCATATCCTGATTGGTGGCGCTTATGGATTTTCAGAAGAAATTTATCTCAGGGCTAATGAAAAAATGTCGCTGTCTAAAATGACTTTTACCCATCAGATGATTCGGTTGTTTATTGTTGAGCAATTGTATCGTGCTGACCAGATTTTACAGGGAAAACCATACCATAACGACTAA
- a CDS encoding DUF4421 family protein yields MNTKLLSIIFIIFSIWSYSQDIVRDSVTVKKYVEDDKNKISLIAGLSYIDDSFGLLYEDKVFRLRPNDAFYTEFFLRYRWIDITFSFAPKLTKINRDDAEKGKTKYFNLGFSFFVAPKVRQFLYYSEVRGLYFQDTQDFMRLLNGPDYSGEGYLQFPDAKYRSYRGETSYLWLGNKVDYRSFTNMTYKPLKDVFVLSTGLFYQYNILSDTNRTIYQGEDFTDSEDIDSKLKDFRIAVRTGGGVQKTFKDKWYIIAEAYPEVYYSKLVDEDNLHEFNIGFYSNARIGYDNGNWFFGGGAQLNWVNSTNDNFYSSKQWLFRIGLGFRWGAPKFVNKNFNKLDKALNF; encoded by the coding sequence ATGAATACAAAATTACTTTCCATCATATTTATAATTTTTTCAATATGGTCTTACAGTCAGGACATTGTTCGCGATTCGGTGACCGTTAAGAAATACGTGGAAGATGATAAAAATAAAATTTCCTTGATCGCAGGACTAAGCTATATTGATGATTCATTTGGGCTTTTGTATGAGGATAAAGTATTTCGGCTGAGGCCTAATGATGCCTTCTATACAGAGTTTTTTTTGCGCTATCGCTGGATTGATATTACCTTTTCCTTTGCTCCGAAGCTGACCAAAATTAACAGAGACGATGCTGAAAAAGGGAAAACCAAATATTTTAATCTCGGATTTTCTTTTTTTGTGGCTCCAAAAGTGAGACAATTTCTTTATTACAGTGAAGTCAGAGGATTGTACTTTCAGGATACCCAGGATTTCATGAGGCTTCTCAACGGACCTGATTATAGCGGAGAAGGGTATCTGCAGTTTCCAGACGCCAAATACCGTTCCTATAGAGGAGAGACAAGCTATCTTTGGCTGGGAAATAAAGTGGACTACAGAAGTTTCACCAATATGACCTATAAACCACTGAAAGATGTATTTGTGTTAAGTACTGGATTGTTTTATCAGTATAATATACTCAGTGATACCAACCGAACGATTTATCAGGGAGAAGATTTTACCGATTCAGAAGATATTGACTCTAAGCTTAAAGACTTTCGGATAGCGGTGAGGACGGGTGGTGGTGTCCAGAAAACGTTTAAAGACAAATGGTACATTATTGCAGAGGCTTATCCCGAAGTGTATTACTCAAAACTCGTGGATGAGGATAATCTTCATGAGTTTAATATCGGTTTTTATTCTAATGCAAGGATAGGCTATGATAACGGAAACTGGTTTTTTGGCGGGGGCGCTCAGCTCAATTGGGTAAACAGTACCAATGATAACTTCTATTCAAGTAAACAATGGCTTTTTAGAATTGGGTTGGGTTTCCGATGGGGTGCTCCCAAATTTGTGAACAAAAATTTTAATAAATTAGATAAAGCTTTAAATTTTTAA
- a CDS encoding YihY/virulence factor BrkB family protein, translating to MRIKIPGFVRKIQQFFDDIHIPVLGISLWQMFQIYVSGIFKGKIGRKAGSISWSFTLSLFPFLLFLLSVLPYMPHYDKLQFYIFEVLIHNVFPANMETEVRGYIQNNIIPNMKGISNLTILIALVFATNGTFSLINGFNENSEEKLSDVKEFILSFFITIGFITIVFLALFGVYYSEVVLKLFTPNYNITWLVNNLSKIIGFVSFPLFYFILLTLFYWLGTVKIIRFRQAIPGAILTTVLFVVTTYGFAIYVKNIARYNVLYGSIGSMILLMVWVNVNVYLLLFGNELNMAIRKLRIEKLLSDEIEKAESEESSDPVVDH from the coding sequence ATGCGCATAAAAATACCGGGTTTTGTCAGAAAAATTCAGCAATTCTTTGATGATATTCATATTCCGGTTCTGGGAATATCACTTTGGCAAATGTTTCAGATCTATGTCTCCGGAATTTTCAAAGGAAAAATAGGACGAAAAGCGGGGAGTATCTCGTGGAGCTTCACGCTGAGCTTATTTCCCTTCTTACTGTTTTTGCTTTCTGTGTTGCCCTATATGCCGCATTATGATAAACTTCAGTTCTATATTTTTGAAGTTCTCATCCACAATGTTTTTCCTGCTAATATGGAAACCGAAGTCAGGGGATATATTCAGAATAATATTATTCCTAATATGAAGGGAATCAGTAATCTGACTATTCTTATTGCCCTCGTATTTGCTACTAACGGAACATTTTCTTTAATCAATGGGTTTAATGAAAACTCTGAAGAGAAATTAAGTGATGTTAAAGAATTTATTCTTTCTTTTTTTATTACCATCGGATTTATTACCATTGTTTTTTTAGCCCTTTTCGGAGTCTATTATTCGGAAGTCGTACTAAAGCTTTTTACACCGAATTATAATATTACCTGGCTGGTAAATAACCTTTCAAAAATTATTGGATTTGTCTCTTTCCCACTGTTTTATTTTATACTTTTAACCCTCTTTTACTGGCTTGGAACCGTAAAGATCATAAGATTCAGACAAGCAATTCCGGGGGCTATTCTTACTACCGTATTATTTGTGGTCACAACATACGGCTTTGCTATTTATGTGAAAAATATTGCCAGATACAACGTATTATACGGTTCTATAGGAAGTATGATCCTGCTTATGGTCTGGGTGAATGTAAATGTATATCTGCTTCTCTTTGGAAATGAGCTGAACATGGCGATCAGGAAACTAAGAATCGAAAAGCTCTTATCTGACGAGATTGAAAAAGCAGAGTCGGAGGAGAGCTCAGATCCTGTTGTTGATCACTAA
- the nhaA gene encoding Na+/H+ antiporter NhaA: MKLTIYFKNFFNNSQSSGVILIICVLISLLVANSSVGESYQSLLDREVGTRLFGLNYPVSIWINDGLMAIFFLLVGLEIKRELLEGELSSFKNASLPIFAAVGGMLVPAAVFTVFNSGTEYSHGWGIPMATDIAFSLAIIAMVGSKVPSSVKIFLAALAIVDDLGAILVIAIFYTEQIHWMYLLLALGITLFLFLLNVLKVTSLVFYIIPGLFLWYFLHHSGIHATIAGVLLALSIPTNASTVEISPLEKLEHSLHFPVSFLIMPIFALANTNITFNSSMAEGLTSTLGLGIILGLVVGKLVGINLFSLIAIRLKISSLPQNSSWFQMIGVGLLAGIGFTMSIFIALLSFKGRHEIQDEAKFAILIASFIAALSGYFILRISTKKSDIVKNDVNSD; this comes from the coding sequence ATGAAATTAACGATTTATTTTAAGAATTTTTTTAATAACAGCCAATCATCGGGGGTTATTTTAATAATTTGCGTTCTCATTTCACTTTTAGTCGCCAACTCTTCGGTTGGGGAATCGTACCAGAGCCTGCTGGATCGGGAGGTCGGCACCCGCCTTTTTGGGCTTAATTACCCTGTAAGTATATGGATCAATGACGGGTTAATGGCTATTTTCTTTCTGTTGGTGGGACTTGAGATCAAAAGAGAACTATTAGAAGGAGAGCTTTCTTCATTTAAAAATGCCTCGCTTCCCATCTTTGCAGCTGTGGGAGGAATGCTTGTTCCGGCCGCTGTTTTCACTGTTTTTAACTCGGGTACTGAGTATAGTCACGGCTGGGGTATCCCAATGGCCACCGATATTGCTTTTTCTTTAGCAATCATCGCCATGGTGGGATCAAAAGTTCCGAGTTCTGTCAAGATTTTTCTCGCTGCCCTGGCCATTGTAGACGACCTTGGAGCGATTTTAGTCATTGCAATTTTTTATACAGAACAGATTCACTGGATGTATTTGCTTCTCGCTTTGGGAATTACTCTATTTTTATTTTTATTGAATGTCCTCAAGGTGACAAGTCTTGTTTTTTATATAATTCCCGGCCTTTTTCTGTGGTATTTTCTTCATCATTCCGGAATTCACGCAACCATTGCGGGGGTATTACTTGCCCTCTCTATACCAACCAATGCCTCGACCGTAGAAATATCACCACTGGAGAAGCTTGAGCATAGTCTTCATTTCCCGGTGAGCTTTCTGATAATGCCAATTTTTGCTCTGGCCAATACCAATATTACCTTTAACAGCTCTATGGCTGAAGGGCTTACGAGTACATTAGGTCTAGGGATAATCCTGGGTCTTGTTGTTGGCAAGCTGGTAGGGATTAATCTGTTTTCGTTGATCGCGATACGATTAAAAATCAGTTCACTGCCTCAAAACAGCTCCTGGTTTCAAATGATCGGGGTAGGTTTACTTGCCGGTATAGGTTTTACGATGTCTATTTTCATCGCTTTACTTTCTTTTAAAGGTCGGCATGAAATACAGGATGAAGCAAAATTTGCGATCTTAATTGCATCTTTCATTGCTGCGCTATCAGGTTATTTCATCCTTCGGATAAGCACTAAAAAATCAGATATTGTAAAAAATGACGTTAATAGCGATTAG